The Deltaproteobacteria bacterium genome contains a region encoding:
- a CDS encoding Lrp/AsnC family transcriptional regulator, which yields MAVQAFVLCNTRPGSGFNVLRKVREIPGVKSAYACWGKPDIFTICEAKGLRELTALVFDGIQRIDGIEGSETHIVAEEM from the coding sequence ATGGCCGTCCAAGCGTTCGTCCTCTGCAACACAAGGCCCGGTAGCGGGTTCAACGTCCTGCGCAAGGTGAGGGAGATTCCGGGCGTCAAATCCGCCTACGCCTGCTGGGGCAAGCCGGACATCTTCACCATCTGCGAAGCGAAGGGCCTGCGCGAGCTGACTGCCCTCGTTTTCGACGGCATCCAGCGGATCGACGGCATCGAGGGCAGCGAGACGCACATTGTCGCGGAAGAGATGTAG
- a CDS encoding carbohydrate ABC transporter permease translates to MKRALPTAAVLAFFVGPLAWQLLTSLWPEPELTRSLPTSLTLANYAGLGATFARAVLNSLVVAAGTTALCLAVGASAAFAIAKLEFRGRSLLLGGALAISMFPPIATVSPLYLALRAVGLRDTLAGLVVPYATFALPLTLWLLTSFFRELPDEIYRAALVDGCTPWQAFVHVFLPLSWPALATCAILVFIFSWNELLYALSFISTPSKRTIPVAIALFAGEHVEPWGQIAAASVVATLPLAVLTLLFQRRIVAGLTAGAVKE, encoded by the coding sequence ATGAAGCGCGCGTTGCCCACCGCGGCCGTCCTGGCCTTCTTCGTCGGCCCGCTCGCGTGGCAACTGCTCACCTCGCTGTGGCCGGAGCCGGAGCTCACGCGATCGCTCCCGACCTCGCTGACGCTGGCCAACTACGCCGGACTGGGAGCCACCTTCGCGCGCGCGGTGCTCAACTCGCTCGTCGTCGCCGCGGGCACGACCGCGCTGTGCCTCGCGGTGGGCGCGTCGGCGGCGTTCGCCATCGCCAAGCTCGAGTTCCGTGGACGGTCGCTGCTCCTCGGTGGCGCGCTCGCCATTTCCATGTTTCCGCCGATCGCCACCGTGAGCCCGCTCTATCTGGCATTGCGGGCGGTCGGCCTGCGAGACACCTTGGCCGGCCTGGTCGTCCCGTACGCGACGTTCGCGCTTCCACTCACGCTCTGGCTACTCACTTCGTTCTTTCGAGAGCTGCCCGACGAGATCTACCGGGCCGCTCTCGTCGACGGTTGCACGCCCTGGCAAGCCTTCGTCCACGTCTTCCTGCCGCTCTCCTGGCCGGCGCTCGCCACCTGCGCCATCCTCGTCTTCATCTTTTCCTGGAACGAGTTGCTCTACGCTCTCTCGTTCATCTCCACGCCCTCGAAGCGCACCATTCCCGTGGCCATCGCGCTGTTCGCCGGGGAGCACGTCGAGCCTTGGGGACAGATCGCCGCGGCCTCCGTGGTGGCGACGCTGCCGTTGGCCGTGCTGACGCTCTTGTTCCAGCGCCGCATCGTCGCCGGCCTGACCGCGGGCGCGGTGAAGGAATAG